From Lolium perenne isolate Kyuss_39 chromosome 5, Kyuss_2.0, whole genome shotgun sequence, a single genomic window includes:
- the LOC139831488 gene encoding protein FAR1-RELATED SEQUENCE 3-like: MSASDKTLIHILQETRVPPRNIMKIFRKTRGSFRAVPFDTKNLENELAKERKKIKNRDIEELLLLFKEAREKMPGFRHSIDVDSDNRVKSIFWTDQIGRANYSKFGQFVSFDTTFSTNQYGMPFAPILGVDNYGKTVVFGVGLLEDERADTFKWLFEEFLSAMDNKHPETIITDQYVAMGIAISKALP; encoded by the coding sequence ATGTCTGCCTCAGACAAGACTCTGATCCACATCCTACAAGAGACAAGAGTTCCACCCAGGAACATAATGAAaatattcaggaaaacaaggggaAGCTTCAGGGCAGTTCCATTTGATACAAAAAACCTAGAAAACGAGCTagcaaaagaaagaaagaaaattaaGAACAGGGACATTGAAGAGTTGCTGCTACTATTCAAGGAAGCACGTGAAAAGATGCCTGGATTCAGACATTCAATTGATGTTGACAGCGATAATAGAGTGAAAAGTATATTTTGGACAGACCAAATAGGGAGGGCAAACTACTCAAAGTTTGGTCAATTTGTATCATTTGATACAACATTTTCAACCAACCAGTATGGGATGCCATTTGCTCCAATATTAGGGGTTGATAACTATGGCAAAACAGTCGTGTTTGGAGTAGGATTGCTGGAGGATGAGAGAGCAGACACTTTCAAGTGGTTGTTTGAGGAATTCCTGTCTGCCATGGACAACAAGCACCCAGAAACTATAATAACAGACCAATACGTTGCAATGGGGATTGCAATATCTAAAGCTTTACCTTAG